From the genome of Halostella limicola, one region includes:
- a CDS encoding molybdopterin molybdotransferase MoeA, producing MSHDHGVMLPRSDAVDEVLDLLDDVLADRGTVERRIEDDAAGRLLAEPIDAPRDVPAHDHATMDGYAVDATEPYPLSVAGEVFPEDEPPSMAAGEAVRIATGAPLPERANAVLKVEEASVTDGELTGSALDPGTYVYERGSNVAAGETLFRPGERLSAKDLILLRDLGFDEVSVYEPFSAGLLATGSEIHEGTTRDLDSPMLAALVRSWGHDATIEGTVPDEYDRTRDRIAELADEHDVVVTTGGTSVGEKDYVIRALESLGEVRFHRVRIRPGKPIAVADLPDHDAVAFAIPGKPVGAHTVTTLVARPFFVGGSEPLPTVGATLACDVGIGTAGFEYAVPVTLNDGDAVPLGHVDSPLSVYDETFDPSVLSSSTRATRADGFVITESDLAAGEEVRVVPYPVVE from the coding sequence ATGAGTCACGATCACGGGGTGATGTTGCCACGCTCGGACGCCGTGGACGAAGTTCTGGACCTCCTCGACGACGTCCTCGCCGACCGCGGGACGGTCGAGCGCCGCATCGAAGACGATGCGGCCGGGCGGTTGCTCGCCGAACCGATCGACGCGCCGCGGGACGTTCCGGCACACGACCACGCGACGATGGACGGCTACGCCGTCGACGCGACGGAGCCGTACCCGCTTTCCGTCGCCGGGGAGGTCTTCCCCGAGGACGAACCACCGTCGATGGCGGCCGGTGAGGCCGTCCGGATCGCCACCGGCGCGCCGCTGCCGGAGCGCGCGAACGCCGTCCTCAAGGTCGAGGAGGCGAGCGTCACCGACGGCGAACTCACCGGGAGCGCGCTCGACCCGGGGACCTACGTGTACGAGCGCGGCAGCAACGTCGCGGCCGGCGAGACGCTGTTTCGCCCCGGCGAGCGACTCTCCGCGAAGGACCTGATCCTGCTCAGAGACCTCGGTTTCGACGAGGTGAGCGTGTACGAGCCCTTCTCCGCGGGGCTGCTCGCGACCGGGTCGGAGATCCACGAGGGGACGACGCGCGACCTCGACTCCCCGATGCTGGCGGCGCTGGTCCGGTCCTGGGGCCACGACGCGACGATCGAGGGGACGGTACCCGACGAGTACGACCGGACGAGAGACCGGATCGCCGAACTGGCCGACGAGCACGACGTGGTCGTCACGACGGGCGGGACGAGCGTCGGGGAGAAGGACTACGTGATCCGGGCGCTCGAATCGCTGGGCGAGGTCCGCTTCCACCGCGTCAGGATCCGACCGGGGAAACCGATCGCCGTGGCGGATCTCCCCGACCACGACGCGGTGGCGTTCGCCATTCCGGGGAAACCGGTCGGCGCGCACACGGTAACGACGCTGGTCGCGCGCCCGTTCTTCGTCGGCGGGTCCGAACCGCTGCCGACGGTCGGTGCGACGCTGGCGTGCGACGTCGGCATCGGCACCGCCGGCTTCGAGTACGCCGTGCCGGTGACGCTGAACGACGGCGACGCCGTCCCGCTGGGGCACGTCGACTCCCCGCTGTCGGTCTACGACGAGACGTTCGACCCGAGCGTCCTCTCGTCGAGCACCCGCGCGACGCGGGCCGACGGGTTCGTGATCACTGAATCGGACCTCGCGGCCGGCGAGGAGGTGCGCGTGGTCCCCTACCCGGTCGTAGAGTGA
- a CDS encoding MFS transporter has product MSPPRERADATDSSGALRTVLACSLVGIMGVPLISPLLPTLRSVFGVGDAGAGLLITAYTLPGVFLTPFVGLLSDRLGRRAVVLPLLFLFGVAGGAIALAPPFRVVLLLRFLQGVGGSGLMVLAVTLIGDFYDGQRRDAAMGTNGSAIGVAAAAYPLLGGALAGVRWNAPFAFFGVGIAAGAVAFVTLEEPEIGDPPAFGRYLRRMAAAVLVPKALSLWAAAFLTFFLFYGGVLTALSLLLSDVYGLSPGRIGLLFGAVSVANASMASQYGRVSHRFEPEELIALGFAAFGISLLGVRAAPSIAAVGGMLLCFGLGFGLVMPSLNTTAAGLVPGQLRAGTLGVLTSTLWLGQTVGPVAFTGVAGLAFEDAVAGYRFLLLFWGAASLAVGLPLFLALVRRD; this is encoded by the coding sequence ATGTCCCCACCACGAGAGCGCGCCGACGCTACCGACTCATCCGGCGCGCTTCGGACGGTACTCGCCTGCTCGCTCGTCGGCATCATGGGCGTGCCGCTCATCAGCCCGCTGCTGCCGACCCTGCGATCGGTGTTCGGCGTCGGCGACGCGGGGGCGGGGCTGCTCATCACGGCGTACACGCTCCCGGGTGTGTTCCTGACGCCGTTCGTCGGCCTGCTGTCCGACCGGCTGGGGCGGCGCGCGGTCGTCCTGCCGCTACTGTTCCTCTTCGGCGTCGCCGGCGGGGCCATCGCTCTCGCGCCGCCGTTCCGCGTCGTGCTCCTCCTCAGGTTCCTGCAGGGCGTCGGCGGGAGCGGGCTGATGGTGCTCGCGGTCACGCTGATCGGGGACTTCTACGACGGGCAGCGGCGGGACGCGGCCATGGGCACGAACGGCAGCGCCATCGGCGTCGCCGCCGCCGCGTACCCCCTCCTCGGCGGTGCGCTGGCCGGCGTCCGCTGGAACGCCCCGTTCGCGTTCTTCGGCGTGGGGATCGCGGCCGGCGCCGTCGCGTTCGTCACGCTCGAGGAGCCCGAGATCGGGGACCCCCCGGCGTTCGGTCGGTATCTGCGGCGGATGGCGGCCGCGGTGCTCGTTCCGAAGGCGCTCTCCCTGTGGGCGGCCGCGTTCCTGACGTTCTTCCTCTTCTACGGCGGCGTGCTCACCGCGCTCTCACTGCTCCTGAGCGACGTGTACGGGCTATCGCCCGGGCGGATCGGCCTGCTGTTCGGTGCGGTCTCGGTCGCCAACGCGAGCATGGCGTCCCAGTACGGCCGCGTCTCCCACCGCTTCGAACCGGAGGAGCTGATCGCGCTGGGGTTCGCGGCGTTCGGGATCAGCCTCCTCGGGGTCCGGGCCGCACCGTCGATCGCGGCGGTCGGCGGGATGCTCCTCTGTTTCGGGCTGGGGTTCGGCCTCGTGATGCCGTCGCTCAACACCACGGCCGCCGGCCTCGTCCCCGGCCAGCTCCGGGCGGGGACGCTCGGCGTCCTGACGAGCACTCTCTGGCTCGGGCAGACCGTCGGCCCCGTCGCGTTCACCGGCGTCGCGGGCCTCGCGTTCGAGGACGCCGTGGCCGGCTACCGCTTCCTGCTGCTGTTCTGGGGGGCTGCGTCGCTGGCCGTCGGCCTCCCGCTCTTTCTCGCGCTCGTCCGCCGTGACTGA
- a CDS encoding NCS2 family permease has translation MADTGGERSRVADYFDYEQYGTDTKTEVIAGITTFLTMSYIIVINPAILSAAISIDGYSDGEVFQMLAITTILAAVVGTAVMAFYANRPFGLAPGMGLNAYFAFTVVITLGVPWQTALAAVFVEGIIFMAMSTVGARRYIIEFFPQPVKFAVGAGIGLFLLLLGLIEMNVATAHDTTLVTLGSVASDPVALLSLAGLTFTLVLYSRDVTGSIIIGILTTAVAGWALTLGGVVNDGLLTPSSVPEPHYDITPLIGAFVEGFQNIEPVTFAIVVFTFFFVDFFDTAGTLIGVSQFGGFLDDDGNLPEMEKPLMADAVATTFGAMIGTTTVTTYVESSTGIEEGGRTGMTALVVSVLFLLSLAVIPLVAAIPTYASYLALVVVGLIMLQGITDVEWERSSWLVPGGLTMVMMPLTASIANGIAAGIISYPIVKAAQGERQDVHAAQWVLAGSFVLYFYVTSGGVVG, from the coding sequence ATGGCAGACACTGGCGGGGAGCGGTCACGGGTAGCGGACTATTTCGACTACGAGCAGTACGGCACCGACACGAAAACGGAGGTCATCGCCGGGATAACCACGTTCCTCACGATGTCATACATCATCGTGATCAACCCGGCGATCCTGTCGGCGGCCATCAGCATCGACGGGTACTCCGACGGCGAGGTGTTCCAGATGCTCGCGATAACGACGATCCTCGCCGCGGTCGTCGGGACGGCCGTCATGGCCTTCTACGCGAACCGCCCGTTCGGTCTCGCCCCGGGTATGGGGCTCAATGCGTACTTCGCGTTCACGGTCGTGATCACGCTCGGCGTGCCGTGGCAGACCGCCCTCGCGGCGGTGTTCGTGGAGGGGATAATCTTCATGGCAATGTCGACGGTCGGCGCGCGCCGGTACATCATCGAGTTCTTCCCGCAACCGGTCAAGTTCGCCGTCGGGGCGGGCATCGGCCTGTTCCTCCTCCTGCTCGGGCTGATAGAGATGAACGTGGCGACCGCGCACGACACGACGCTGGTCACCCTGGGGAGCGTCGCCTCCGACCCGGTCGCGCTCCTGTCGCTCGCCGGTCTGACGTTCACGCTCGTCCTGTACTCGCGTGACGTGACGGGGTCGATCATCATCGGTATCCTCACCACGGCGGTCGCCGGCTGGGCGCTGACGCTCGGCGGGGTCGTGAACGACGGGCTGCTCACGCCGTCGAGCGTCCCCGAGCCCCACTACGACATCACGCCGCTGATCGGGGCGTTCGTCGAGGGGTTCCAGAACATCGAGCCCGTGACGTTCGCCATCGTGGTGTTCACGTTCTTCTTCGTGGACTTCTTCGACACCGCCGGGACGCTCATCGGCGTCTCCCAGTTCGGCGGGTTCCTCGACGACGACGGGAACCTCCCGGAGATGGAGAAGCCGCTGATGGCGGACGCGGTCGCGACCACGTTCGGCGCGATGATCGGGACGACGACGGTGACGACCTACGTCGAGAGCTCCACGGGGATCGAGGAGGGCGGACGCACCGGGATGACCGCGCTCGTGGTCAGCGTCCTGTTCCTGCTGTCGCTCGCCGTCATCCCGCTCGTCGCCGCCATCCCGACGTACGCGTCGTACCTGGCGCTCGTCGTCGTCGGCCTCATCATGCTGCAGGGCATCACCGACGTCGAGTGGGAGCGGTCCAGCTGGCTCGTCCCGGGCGGCCTGACGATGGTGATGATGCCGCTGACGGCGTCCATCGCGAACGGCATCGCCGCCGGCATCATCAGCTACCCCATCGTGAAGGCCGCGCAGGGCGAACGGCAGGACGTCCACGCCGCGCAGTGGGTCCTCGCCGGATCGTTCGTCCTCTACTTCTACGTCACGTCCGGAGGTGTCGTCGGGTAA
- the cofC gene encoding 2-phospho-L-lactate guanylyltransferase, whose product MRVIVPYDGRDPKTRLSPVLDERERKQFSRAMLREVLSVVRRVGANPLVVSPTSLDIEDCPVRVDDRSLSRAVNAALRSSSGPTAVVMADLPLLTPEALRELLTRTGDVVLARGWGGGTNALVSRTNEFAVDYHGHSYLDHRAAADEVGATVAEVDSYRLATDVDEPDDLAELLLHGDGRATQWLREQGFHLSAGAGRCDVQRAGTEVADGTPR is encoded by the coding sequence ATGCGAGTTATCGTTCCCTACGACGGGCGAGACCCCAAGACGAGGCTGTCCCCGGTACTCGACGAGCGCGAGCGGAAACAGTTCTCGCGAGCCATGCTTCGGGAGGTCCTCTCCGTCGTCCGTCGCGTCGGCGCGAACCCCCTCGTTGTGTCGCCGACGTCACTCGATATCGAGGACTGTCCGGTACGCGTCGACGACCGCAGCCTGTCCCGAGCCGTCAACGCGGCGCTTCGGTCCTCGTCGGGACCGACGGCTGTCGTCATGGCCGACTTGCCTCTGTTGACGCCAGAAGCACTGCGAGAACTGCTGACCCGCACCGGCGACGTCGTGCTCGCCCGCGGGTGGGGCGGCGGGACGAACGCGCTCGTCTCGCGGACGAACGAGTTCGCCGTCGACTATCACGGCCACTCGTACCTCGACCACCGGGCCGCCGCCGACGAGGTCGGGGCGACGGTCGCCGAAGTCGACTCGTACCGACTCGCCACGGACGTGGACGAACCCGACGACCTCGCCGAACTGCTGTTGCACGGCGACGGCCGCGCGACCCAGTGGCTACGCGAGCAGGGGTTCCATCTGAGCGCCGGGGCCGGGCGGTGTGACGTACAGCGGGCGGGGACTGAAGTCGCGGACGGCACTCCACGGTAG
- a CDS encoding Rid family detoxifying hydrolase translates to MKRVINSSEAPEAVGAYSQATTNGDVVFTAGQIPMTPDGELLDDEPIAAQAEQSLSNIQGILSEEGLDMSDILKVTVFLDDIEDFDEMNETYAEFFDGEPPARSAVEVANLPKGVGVEIEAIAASN, encoded by the coding sequence ATGAAGCGAGTTATCAACTCGTCGGAAGCACCGGAGGCGGTCGGCGCGTACAGTCAGGCGACGACGAACGGCGACGTCGTGTTCACCGCGGGGCAGATACCGATGACGCCCGACGGCGAGTTGCTCGACGACGAGCCGATCGCCGCGCAGGCAGAGCAGTCGCTCTCCAACATCCAGGGGATCCTCTCCGAGGAGGGCCTGGACATGAGCGACATCCTGAAGGTGACGGTGTTTCTGGACGACATCGAGGACTTCGACGAGATGAACGAGACGTACGCCGAGTTCTTCGACGGCGAACCGCCGGCTCGCAGCGCCGTCGAGGTGGCGAACCTGCCGAAGGGCGTCGGCGTCGAGATCGAGGCGATCGCAGCGAGTAACTGA
- a CDS encoding sulfurtransferase TusA family protein, producing MEIDVSGTVCPQTVLIVRRCLAELDPGEELRVVGDYPPAERSIRRSCHKHGFDVSSAPVRDPETDFALRIRVPSAANPENAAPETS from the coding sequence ATGGAGATCGACGTGAGCGGAACAGTGTGTCCCCAGACGGTGCTGATCGTCCGGCGCTGTCTGGCGGAGCTCGACCCCGGAGAGGAGCTCCGGGTCGTCGGTGACTACCCCCCGGCGGAGCGCAGCATCCGGCGGTCGTGTCACAAGCACGGGTTCGACGTGTCGTCCGCGCCGGTCCGGGACCCGGAGACGGACTTCGCCCTCCGGATCCGGGTGCCAAGCGCCGCGAACCCCGAAAACGCGGCGCCGGAAACCTCCTGA
- a CDS encoding 5'-deoxyadenosine deaminase — MLLAGTVVADSTTVVHDGAVVVEGSQIEAVGDHEELAERYPEHERREYDVLLPGLVGGHIHSVQSLGRGIADDTELLDWLFDYILPMEASLSAEEMSVAAELGYLEMIESGTTTCVDHLSVAHADQAFEAAGEIGIRGVLGKVMMDQRSPRGLQEDTEDALDESERLIKEYHGSFDDRIRYAVTPRFAVSCTEECLRGARELADEYDGVRIHTHASENQSEIETVKEDTGMRNIHWLDEVGLTGEDVVLAHCVWTDESEREVLAETGTHVTHCPSSNMKLASGIAPVWDYLDRDINVALGNDGPPCNNTLDPFTEMRQASLLQKVDRLDPTATPAKEIFEMATINGAKAAGFDRLGAIREGWRADIVGLSTDVTRATPLHDVLSHLVFAAHGDDVRFTMVDGEVLVDDGEVATVDADAIRQRASDVGLSLEEHRDAAKEVKP; from the coding sequence ATGTTATTAGCCGGAACCGTGGTGGCCGATTCGACCACCGTCGTCCACGACGGCGCGGTCGTGGTCGAGGGGTCTCAGATCGAGGCCGTGGGGGACCACGAGGAGCTTGCGGAGCGCTACCCGGAGCACGAGCGGCGGGAGTACGACGTGCTCCTCCCCGGCCTCGTCGGCGGCCACATCCACTCCGTGCAGAGCCTGGGGCGGGGCATCGCCGACGACACCGAGCTACTGGACTGGCTCTTCGACTACATCCTCCCGATGGAGGCGTCGCTCTCCGCCGAGGAGATGTCGGTGGCCGCCGAACTGGGCTACCTGGAGATGATCGAGAGCGGGACGACCACCTGCGTCGACCACCTCTCCGTCGCCCACGCGGACCAGGCGTTCGAGGCGGCCGGCGAGATCGGGATCCGCGGCGTCCTGGGGAAGGTGATGATGGACCAGCGGTCGCCCCGAGGGCTACAGGAGGACACCGAGGACGCGCTCGACGAGTCGGAGCGGCTCATCAAGGAGTACCACGGGTCGTTCGACGACCGCATCCGGTACGCGGTGACGCCGCGGTTCGCGGTGTCGTGTACGGAGGAGTGTCTCCGCGGCGCTCGCGAGCTCGCGGACGAGTACGACGGAGTCAGGATCCACACGCACGCCAGCGAGAACCAGAGCGAGATCGAGACGGTCAAGGAGGACACGGGCATGCGGAACATCCACTGGCTGGACGAGGTGGGGCTCACCGGTGAGGACGTGGTGCTGGCCCACTGCGTCTGGACCGACGAGAGCGAACGGGAGGTCCTCGCCGAGACGGGGACGCACGTCACCCACTGCCCCTCCTCGAACATGAAGCTGGCGAGCGGCATCGCGCCCGTCTGGGACTACCTCGACCGGGACATCAACGTCGCGCTGGGCAACGACGGCCCGCCGTGCAACAACACGCTCGACCCGTTCACCGAGATGCGCCAGGCGAGCCTCCTGCAGAAGGTGGACCGGCTGGACCCGACCGCGACCCCGGCGAAGGAGATCTTCGAGATGGCGACGATAAACGGGGCGAAAGCCGCCGGCTTCGACCGCCTCGGCGCGATCCGCGAGGGCTGGCGAGCCGACATCGTCGGGCTCAGCACGGACGTGACGCGGGCGACGCCGCTGCACGACGTCCTCTCGCATCTCGTGTTCGCCGCGCACGGCGACGACGTGCGGTTCACGATGGTCGACGGCGAGGTGCTCGTCGACGACGGCGAGGTGGCGACCGTCGACGCCGACGCGATCCGCCAGCGCGCGAGCGACGTCGGCCTCTCTCTGGAGGAGCACCGCGACGCCGCGAAGGAAGTCAAACCGTAG
- a CDS encoding 30S ribosomal protein S17e, with amino-acid sequence MTADPEDIISVGDRLLRQHPDSFSGQFSKNKQMVTKMTNVGSIRLRNRIAGYITRKKVGP; translated from the coding sequence ATGACGGCCGATCCAGAGGACATCATCAGTGTCGGCGACAGGCTGTTGCGACAGCATCCGGACTCCTTCTCCGGGCAGTTCAGCAAGAACAAGCAGATGGTGACGAAGATGACCAACGTCGGGTCTATCCGACTCCGCAACCGCATCGCGGGGTACATCACGAGGAAGAAGGTCGGACCGTAA
- a CDS encoding 30S ribosomal protein S17e, producing MASNSNEIINIGESLIERHPDSFTEDFEENKHRVEQLTDVEAKRVRNRIAGYITRKKKERVLQ from the coding sequence ATGGCATCGAACTCGAACGAGATCATCAACATCGGCGAGTCGCTCATCGAGCGGCACCCGGACTCGTTCACCGAAGACTTCGAGGAGAACAAACACCGGGTCGAACAGCTGACGGACGTCGAGGCGAAACGCGTACGAAACCGGATCGCGGGGTACATCACGAGGAAGAAGAAAGAACGCGTCCTGCAGTGA
- the paaI gene encoding hydroxyphenylacetyl-CoA thioesterase PaaI, whose product MTEADETVRARIADDPFCESVGIELASLEPGRAETTLTVEERHLNFHGTPHGGAVYALADAAFAAASNSRGETAVALETNVSYLAAAEVGDRLTAVAEETHAGDSTAEYGVDVSTEDERVATFRGRVYKP is encoded by the coding sequence ATGACCGAGGCGGACGAGACGGTCCGGGCGCGCATCGCCGACGACCCCTTCTGCGAGTCGGTGGGGATAGAGCTCGCGTCGCTCGAACCCGGTCGCGCGGAGACGACGCTCACCGTCGAGGAGCGACACCTGAACTTCCACGGGACGCCGCACGGGGGCGCGGTGTACGCGCTGGCAGACGCGGCGTTCGCCGCGGCGTCGAATAGCCGGGGCGAGACCGCGGTAGCGCTCGAGACCAACGTCTCGTACCTCGCGGCGGCCGAGGTGGGAGACCGGCTCACCGCCGTCGCCGAGGAGACCCACGCCGGCGACAGCACCGCCGAGTACGGGGTGGATGTCTCCACAGAGGACGAGCGGGTCGCCACGTTCCGGGGACGGGTGTACAAGCCCTAA